Proteins encoded together in one Anas acuta chromosome 10, bAnaAcu1.1, whole genome shotgun sequence window:
- the ST3GAL2 gene encoding CMP-N-acetylneuraminate-beta-galactosamide-alpha-2,3-sialyltransferase 2: MKCSLRLCFLSTAFLLVFVMSVLFTYSHHSIAYLDPGGLGGIHRVKLVPGYAGVRRLGHGGLYPRGCACRRCPEDAAGAAAAWFDSRYDGRVSPVWTKENMELPPDVQRWWMMLQPQFKSHNTQEVLSKLFQIVPGENPYRWRDPRHCRRCAVVGNSGNLRGSGYGPEIDGHDFVMRMNQAPTVGFEGDVGGRTTHHFMYPESAKNLPANVSFVLVPFKTLDLLWIASALSTGQIRFTYAPVKPFLRVDKEKVQIYNPAFFKYIHDRWTEHHGRYPSTGMLVLFFALHVCDEVNVFGFGADSRGNWHHYWENNRYAGEFRKTGVHDADFEAHIIDMLAKTSRIEVYRGN, encoded by the exons ATGAAGTGCTCGCTGCGCCTCTGCTTCCTCTCGACCGCCTTCCTCCTCGTCTTCGTCATGTCCGTGCTCTTCACCTACTCCCACCACAGCATCGCCTACCTGGACCCCGGCGGGCTGGGCGGCATCCACCGGGTGAAGCTGGTGCCCGGCTACGCCGGCGTGCGGCGGCTCGGCCACGGGGGGCTGTACCCGAGGGGCTGCGCCTGCCGCCGCTGCCCCGAGGACGCCGCCGGCGCTGCGGCCGCCTGGTTTGACAGCCGCTACGACGGCCGCGTCTCCCCGGTGTGGACCAAGGAGAACATGGAGCTGCCGCCGGACGTCCAGCGGTGGTGGATG ATGCTGCAGCCCCAGTTCAAGTCCCACAACACGCAGGAGGTGCTGAGCAAGCTCTTCCAGATCGTGCCGGGCGAGAACCCCTACCGCTGGCGCGACCCGCGCCACTGCCGGCGCTGCGCCGTGGTGGGCAACTCGGGCAACCTGCGCGGCTCCGGCTACGGGCCCGAGATCGACGGCCACGACTTCGTCATGAG GATGAACCAGGCGCCCACGGTGGGCTTCGAGGGGGACGTGGGCGGCCGGACCACGCACCACTTCATGTACCCCGAGAGTGCCAAGAACCTGCCCGCCAACGTCAGCTTCGTGCTGGTGCCCTTCAAGACCCTGGACCTGCTCTGGATCGCCAGCGCCCTCTCCACCGGCCAGATCAGGTT cacCTACGCGCCCGTGAAGCCTTTCCTGCGGGTGGACAAGGAAAAG GTGCAGATCTACAACCCTGCCTTCTTCAAGTACATCCACGACCGCTGGACGGAGCACCACGGGCGCTACCCCTCCACCGGCATGCTGGTGCTCTTCTTCGCCCTGCACGTCTGCGACGAG GTGAACGTCTTCGGGTTCGGCGCCGACAGCCGGGGCAACTGGCACCACTACTGGGAGAACAACCGCTACGCCGGCGAGTTCAGGAAGACCGGGGTGCACGACGCCGACTTCGAGGCGCACATCATCGACATGCTGGCCAAAACCAGCAGGATCGAGGTCTACCGGGGGAACTGA